The region AAAATGAATAAAAAATCGAAAATAGAAGGAAAAGTGAGTTTGCTTGAGGCCATATCTATTGGCATTGGCGGTATGGTGGGTGGTGGAATTTTTGCGGTGCTGGGTTTGGCCACAAACTTGGCCAAAGGTGGCACTCCGGTTTCGTTT is a window of Flavobacteriales bacterium DNA encoding:
- a CDS encoding amino acid transporter produces the protein MEGKVSLLEAISIGIGGMVGGGIFAVLGLATNLAKGGTPVSFLIAGIIALVTAYSYSKLSITYPDKGGTVKFINTG